The Daphnia pulex isolate KAP4 chromosome 7, ASM2113471v1 genome includes the window TTTTGCATAATGTTTTCCATGAAAAAGCCAAGGGCACCCATTATATTTTCCAATTAGTCTACTTCTGTGCTTACTTAGTCCAATCGCTGTACTTGCTTTGTTGGAACcatctcttttcctttttaagcCTTTAGTGTAGTCATTGTCTTCTAACAAAATGAATGACTCACTAGATGGGAGTCCTTCACTAGGTGAGTGATTCATTTGAGAGTTAAGATTTTCAAAGgagttttgttctttttcccacaATCTCTGCCAGAATTCATAAGCTGGTCCGAATTGCTCCGgctgaattttcaaaagacgATTTGTCGCAACAGCCGATAAATTTACCACATTTTAGTTAGTTACCTGTATCCATCCAAAGGCTGGATCCATAAAAATGAGTATGTTTAGGTAATCTAAAAACCAACGTTGGAAGTTTGATTAGGAATGCAGGCACGATTTTTTACGAAAATGTTTAATACAATGGCTACTCTAAACTAGAAGTAGGATTGTTTCGTGAGAGAGCTTAACCGAGCACGCAactccagtaaaaaaaaaagtaacagtTTCCTCAGTTGACTGAAAGTCTGAACAGTTGACAGTGGCCACTCAAGGCAAAAGAAGTGAAGCAGAATATGAGCAGAAGAGATGAGTAAAATGCGGAATGAGGACTTGGAAAACCATAAAATGCATAAAAATATCTAGCCGGCGCCCGACAGTCGCTGTAGCGGCTATTTACAAATGCATTGGCATCCTGGTTCCTGGAGCTTAGGTAACTTCTGCTCTTGCTTTTCCCACTCTTTTACCGATACAATCGGATTAATTTTAAACGATAATAAGTTGTGTAATTCAAGGAACGCAAATCATGTgaaatacgatttttttttaattaaaatttacaaaaaaaaaagaaaaaataagaagacgTTTCAATGGAAAGACTTTTCTCAAAAAATGTAATACTTTCTTATGTTAAcgagaaaacatttaaaaattaaaaaaaagtgttaattACTTCCATAGTTTTCAACGgaagaatgaaataaagagCAGTAAGAAGGGTAGCAGTGGTAGCACGCTAGCACCATAAGATGAACACCGTACTATGAAACCGGCTGAAGCAGAAATAAATTGGtaattttctcttgttgtaaCGTTAATACCAGACctgtggtggtggggggaaaagaCCACAAGACCCTGTTAAGTTAGTGTATACTAAAGTGGACGTATTGCCGCTGTGTTATACAATCACTCGCGTTTATGCAAGAACGCGCGatcaataatgaaagaaaagtcaGTATTTTGTATCAAGTATTTTTCATGAGGACAGAAGTAATATaggtttttttcattattatataataccaGTTTTCACAATAAATGAACTCAGTTAATTGGGTCATGTGTGATATGTAACAGTGTGAAAAGAAAGTTGTCTGACTTGTATAGTTCCCTACGTATTAGTTGTGCCGTAAGACGCtgttcagctttttttttaattattatcgtTAATGTAcagattatttttgttcaaatgAACCTACGAAAAagataatatttattttaaaaaagctgccTCTGCTAACGAGGTAGCTGGTAACACCCAGCAGTAGTTGGGGGTGAAACGTTTACTACCATGCCACCAATCCAATTATATTACCTCAGTACTTATTTATGTGGCAGAGAGCGGCACTGTGTTTCGAATACAGGTTTCATTTACTCAATCGATGCAGTATAGCTCGGCAGTGAAGGTCCAATTGGTATTATTTAATCTCATTTGCTGCAGCTAAACGATGCGAGTTCCCACAAGGAAATGAGATACCGGTGGCAGATTTCTATTCCTTATTGTATTTCTCCTTTGCTTGAGTGGCCTCCTTCCAAGCGGCAGTTGGTGAACTATGTGCACTCTCTGCAGGCTCAATTTCCCCTACAGCATATTGCCGAGCATATTGCTGTATATTACCCTAATCTATGCATGTTTTAAACCCACTATATATTGACGAGAAGCCTGTCGGATGTCGGATTTACAAATTACTAATATCTCCTTTGCTTTTGTCAATTATTATAATCTCCTTTTTTAGAtcctttcaaaaaaggaaaagaagggTTGTCTATATAGTAAgagtcaaacatttttaaattcttacaTGACGTGAGTACTCGATCTTCTCTACGATGAAGttggtttttgtatttttaccaATTGTGATTGTAGATATAAGACAGTCATTATTGATTACTTTCTAGAAGGCGCAGGGAAATGGCTTTCAATTGCACCTGTCGTCAAACGTTAGCATTATTGATCATAATTATTTGTCAAAAGCCTTGCAGCCTTTTTCCACGCGGTCTCCTACAAAtcatccttttctttcatttctctgcaattcatttttgtcAGTTTTTTACGATTCGTTATCTTCCATGtagtttttgttgttaaaaCAGACAGTGCCGCCcacattttaaaaaccttttagaagaatctaaaaaaaaagttttatgcGGGCATTATTTGCATATTAGAGCGGGCGCGGAGGGAGGGGACAGAAAGTACATACGAGCATGGGCGGGAGCAAACATTTTTGGAAAGACAACACGAATTTCTGTGTGTAAACTCGTGAATAAATTTGATGCGCTATGGGTATACATATACTACACGATTAATTAACTGTGACTGACAACGAATCAAGCAAAGATAAATAATTGcgtttggaaaataaaaggccGGAGACGCGGAGAGAGACCCAGCAGTTTGACGTTTCGTTAATTGAACTTCAATGGGTGTAGAATGTAGATATGTTATTGCTGTATTCATGGGTTCGCACGTTTTCGCTTTCGCCTTTAAAGAAAGCTGGCACTCTCCTTGTATCGATGGCCCAAGGGCCCAAAACCCAAGATAATTTTCATCATAAAAAGTTATATGGCTTCACGTGTTCTATGCGATATCTGATTGTAATTTCGATTACGCTCTTAGGCGCCACAAAAGGACCGATTAGATCCGCAAAGTTGTTTAGATTTAGTGATTCCCAAAGTCGTTTATTGCCGACAGATCCTGTTTGGGTCAACCGTTTCGGGTTCTGGAAGTTTCGACGTTAACGCTGTACATTATacattaaattataaataaaataatggcGTGCGCATTAATTTATCTTACGTGTCTTtctaaattataaaataaaaattgccggaataaaatccttcgttcaaaattttgaaaaaattcacattTCCCAACGACTAATTATTCTTTCCAGTTAAATCAGTGCACGtcaattctttaaatttgtttcccaGTTTGAACAACACTAGGCATCTCGAGGCATCGCTCAAATTGAGCTGTTTGCGCTTAGCTATGTATAGTTTATTATTTGAGCTGTTGTATGCATAAAGCAGATATACTACGTGCGCGTCAGACACTAGCgcgcggcagcagcagccctttCATATGGGAACATGATCACATGACCGGTAGACCCGATCTGTTGAAGTGCCTGGCACTGGCCTAAATTGCCCCAGTGTAGTCGGGGCTCTTCAGTCGGCTACATGTTGAGTATAGATGCTTCTTGCTCGACGGCGACGATTCTACTACATGTTTCTCACAAGAAGTTTCTCCCTATAACAGACTTCTCTTTATAACACACAAGGGCTTTCAAGCTCATCATCAGTTTGATCGCCGTTGTGCTTGGTGCTTGTACTCTACCATCGTTCGACGAATCAacggacaaaagaaaaagtttactTCAAAGCAAGTGCTCCGGAGAGTTCGTCGTCAGTTAAATTCCCAGTGCAaagtcttttgagttttttagaaaattgattttgaatcgGTCCTGGCGGACGATCGGATAATAGCCGTCATGATCTGCACGATCACTTAGAAGGCATTgctttaaaaacaacaaaaaaccaaaaatgaataCTAACGCAATGAAAACGGCAGTGAAATTATCGGCAGAATACGCCATGAAGAACGAGAAGAACATGTTGAATGGACACGGTTGGCTATGGACTTCGATTATCCTTCTAGGCCTTGCACAAGCCGTCTCGTTTGTCTACCTTGTACATTCTCAACAAGATTTGATCGACAACTTTGACCCGCGACTCAAGTGCTCCTGTAAACAAATGGACCATGTATCGTTTACTACTTCGCCCGTAACAAATGTTTCGGTCGGTCAAGCAGATCTAGCAGCTCACGGTATTTTCGTTACATCCGATTCGGAACCTCGTGCAGTTCTAACCAGGAAAAAACGTAGTTCTACCAAACCTCCCAAAAATCCAAACAAAGTAAGTTCGTCTGAATTGTGCGCGATACCAGTTATGTAACACTTAGTCACagtcaattattttgtttggaaagtttcattcccggttttcctttttttaaagaagatattGCTATAGTTTGATTTACTATTATACTCTCAGACGACGttaatttttgttcaatttttttttttttttttttagaaaaatggtcgCAAGCCTCGCTCAGACAAACACACAGCGACGACTTTACCTATGGGATCGGCGGTATCTTCACAACCGGTTACAATGGCACCTGGCGTTTACAATCATCCGAATGTCGAATTCGTCAACCCGAAATTTCGCGATGAATATTTGTCACGAAGTGATTCGGGCAGCAGTCCCAACAATCAGGAGAACCCATGGGTCTGGCTGAATGCATATTCTCGCATACCGGTGagtcaatatttatttacgGAATATTTTAGCATAGGTTATAAAGTCctacgtgaaaaaaaaaatatttatttagcatatcatttttttgttttttaaccaaaCCACCGCGAAATATTTGTCACGCCAAAAACCAATCGAATAAATTGATTTTCGCGTGGAATCTAGCAAAGAAGATtagttaaataaattatcaGCTCAATGCTACACGAGGCCATTCTAATCGCGGATTTTTTTATGAGAACAGAGGGTTTTTACAATACATTTTTCTGGAGTTGCTGTCAATGATTTTAacagcaatttctttttaacttacaGCATTGCAGCCTTCGCTTAAAGAACTCAGCGCGCAATTTATTCAACAGACACTTTCTAATTTTGATACAAATTCTATTAGGCTGACTTTGATGAATATCTCTGCATCAATTGTGTTAGTCTATTAAGGCAAGATGAAGGAGAAAGAGATAAGTGACATTTTAGGAGACACTCGAACAGCAGACAAGGCATAAATATGGTGCTTGGCACTCGAGAAACAACGAGACCAGAccagaattaagaaaaatcgATACGCAGTTACATACAGCGCCCTTTTACGGCTGTAATAAAACATAGCCTTGAATGAAGTTAACAAGTACAGAATGGACTGACGAAAACTGTCCAAACTGTATTTGATTGACACATAATGCGAGGAGACATTTTAGTCTAAGTGCTGGAAACTGACGAAATAAAGCCGTTCGTTAGTGCCATATAAGTTGCGCACTGGCTCTTACGTCCAAGTcgataaaaagatttttacaggctatatacatacatccatactttttaaaaaggggaaaagtctgaaaaaaatcttacGACTCCACTTAAAAGTGTTCATGTGCCACCTCATGATATTTGATGTCGAGCTTTTTTCACCGAACAAATATTTGATGTTTAGATATGCTTGACGCTAACAAATATATGTAGGCGTCAAAGGCCGCAtacgaaatcttttttttttttgtgtggatcACTGTAGAAAGCAGAGCCTCCTCCACTTGGCCTCACAACCAACAAAGAGTTCCCGAACCAAGAGTGTGCTTTTTTGTCGATTCTACGTGTTCAacgaatttttgaaagaattatCAAGTAGTTTATATTATTTCCTTCCTTTACCGCGACTTGACCAAATTTGTGTATACGGAGCTGAGCAAATAAAGACGTGCGGGAACACTGATGGATGGAACCGGCCTGGCCATTACCTTATAGTCGTGCGAGAAGAGAGCTAGCTCAGAGACTGTGAGTCCTACTTATTCGGCCTTAAGGAATTGGGCAGACAGTAGCTGACAGTACAAGTACCGTGGCACGCACACGCTGAGTTGATTATATATAcaggaaagggaaaaaagaaaaaaaaggaaaagaaagcaTAGGTACGGAATGAATTTCGGACAGTTGCTAGAGTTACCCGCCAACAAACGTGATAAATGAGTCTAGGCTATATGGTCGTGGAAACTAATCAACTGTCTCTAGtttgttttcgtttgattctttttttcccttttttttttgattcacGAAAGAGATTTATTCGTAAACGTGATGTAATATATCTTCAGACATATGTTGCGCGGGCTGGAGCTATGACGCGGGAGATGGAAGATGCTGCAGTACCAGGATATATACACGATCGTAATAATTGGCTAAtttatatacaaaaaaataaaagtcaaatGCTGACCTTGGGCCTCCCTTATATCCTTATAGCTTTCTAGTTTTTTTCAGCTATAGGTGTGTTCGGCAGTCctcgttttttccccccgcctGTTATTGCCTTCATTACATGTTGCGTGAATCTACTGACATGATTTTTCCCTTTGAGGCCCTTTCCGATCCTTCTTACGTGATGACAGCctgttggaaaataaatattaaatattctttGGTATGCTGACAGAAAACCATAGAACCGACATTATTAGCTTTTGTAGCCCACTAATTACGACTGAACAGCCAACGAAGTTATGGAGATAATGTATTCATAAATTCAAGTTTTCAGTTTAGAGAtcgagagaaataaaaaataactattGCCATTGCCCATCGGCTTTTGCTACCACTGCTAtagttttattcaaaaaaaaaaatgaaaattcccGTAACTTGTCTATCGATTGCCACGCAAAGTAATCATGATCACGCAACATCGATGAATCGACAAGATTTGATGAGGCGTAATCAGCGCTTAAGTACCAAAGGAAAATTCGACATTTACGAACGAAAATTCCTCATCAAGAACCGATAAAGAGGCTCTAGTCAGGCGAAGGCATTGGAACTTTGAGCGAATGGCACCACTTGAGGTCTGATTAATTCAATATGCAAAGTATTTTATTAACCTCTGAAGGCGCTTGATTGTTATGAAATCACTATTCCAGggaatttcatcttttttctttcttttcgccaAGCGCTTGCCCCAAACATCaagcaaaataatttataaataaaataaatacatagaAAGGTGGAAAGCCTGACGGCATGACGATTTCATTGAAATGATGGCATTGAGTGATGTACCGCTGGCATGCTCCCagctgctaaaaaaaaaaaataataatctcctTTGCGTGAGAATGGAAACAGATGGGCTGCAAAATTAAAGCTCAGTCACGTCAGACATGCAGAACAATCGTCCATATACACGTTTGATCAAAAATTCCGACCGCTTAGTAGATAGTCGTCGATAGGAAAAGTTTCCGAACCGGCCATTCTGTACCGGTTTGAGAGAATTCATTAGACAAACTTTAGTATGTTATATACTGTTGTTAAGGTGTATTATCGTGTTGAAGCAAATTTAGGTGTGGCCTGGCTGAGGCTATAACTAAAAGGCATggagtattttattttatttttcttataatcCTCCTGCGGTGGTGAATCAACCATGGCTTTCAATCTTGTCCACCATAGAGATGCTAATTTATGAGCCTGGATATTTGACGTCGAGCTAGTCGTTTACAAGCACCCCATCGAGAATGCACATTGTGTGTAGAATGTGGAAGAACTTTCAATGGTAGCTTCATTCTACATCAAGATGTTCACGCCTAAATATGTAAATCGACTTTCATCGATCGTACGGCTGTACGATTTTTATGCCAGGAGTTATCCGCTTTTGTCTGTTTGGCAGTATAATGCACAGTACCGAGGGGAAATCAAtaatactttaaaataaaaaagatacaaaaatTCATGGAATGTTTAACAATATGCTAATTTCTCATTTTACAATATCTCGTGTCAAGTAGTAAAGTTACGAACCTAGAAAATGCCTATTacataaccttttttttacattattttttttttacgatgtctttttaaatctttttaaacataaaCAAGATTTTGGGTACGATGAATTATTCAAACTTCCCGAAACTTTGTTCCGACCGAGTATGTGTGGAACCTGCAAGCCTATACTTATATTGTATCACAACATTCAATTCCGTTAATACGCTTTTAAATAGTTATACATACGACTTCCaatgtttttgtctttttaaattccaaaTGTTGTTGACTTCttgataaatatttgattgacaCAGACTACTAGTATACATCAGTTGACGGTAGTTCCCCCTTAGTAGAATTTAATACCCTTCAACGTTTAGCCAGTTCCACAAAACAATTGTAATCTCGActgaaaaagttttcctagaaaaataaattatttaacgaTCTTTTCCATAGGTTAACGCAATCCAGGATTTTTGTTCAGCTACAAAGGACTACTGTCCACCGGGACTAGAGGGTCCCATCGGGCCCCAGGGAATAGTTGGAGAGAAAGGCGTTCGAGGTGAACGCGGAGAACGCGGACAGCAAGGAGAAGCTGGTCTTCGGGGTCCAGTCGGACCGATCGGACCCCAAGGCCCTAAAGGACCCAAAGGCGATATGGGAAAAACTGGGCTTCCAGGACTCAACGGTCGAGACGGAGTGCCCGGCGAACCAGGATTGGACGGAGTTCCTGGTCGCAGTGGTACACCTGGATTTGATGGAATTTCAGGCATGGATGGATTGCCCGGACAGGCTGGACACAACGGCATAGACGGAAATCCTGGCACACctggagaaaaaggagattcAGGACCAATTGGCCCTCAAGGTGCTATTGTGattatttgcatattttagaagaagaaaaataaaaatggaaagaaccAATTTCTTATGCAGGACTTACTGGACCAAGAGGGAAGCCTGGTCGATCTGGTATTCCAGGAGTTCCTGGCATTCCAGGTGTTAACACATGGGTAGTCAATTCGACTGATCCTAGAAGAATCGTACTCGTACCTCCAAGTATCCTTGGAGTAGAAATCATTGTGAGTCTAGTCAACCAAATCCTGAAATAATTTTCGCATTGAATAAAGAACACGATTTTTGCACGCTGCTTTATTTTCATCGAATTCGTATTAACTGGAAAGCTTTGTTAGATTTGTTATATCAAGTTCCATTTCTGTTTTAGGATGGACAGCTACAAGGAAACACAACCAGAACGGTCGTGATTCAAGAGGGAAAGAATCTTCGGCTAAGGTGCGGAACGGCCGGCAATCCCCGACCGGAGGTATCTTGGATGAGAGCCGATGGATCTCTTACTCCAATGGGATCTTGGCAAAGTAATTGAAGtggaatatttttcaatagaatttttaacagtattttcttacttttcaATTATCATTAAAATAACGCAGCTAGCGACGTACTCGGACCCACTTTCAACATTACTCAAGTTCACCGCGATCACATGGGAGTGTACGTTTGCGGTAATATTTGACAcccaattttaattcaaatgaaattaattagattttgtgttcaaattttctttgacaGTGGCCGATAACGGAATTCCCCCGCCTTCCTACCGCACAATCAACGTGGAAGTTCACTGTACGTAAACTTTGATTAATTCATTAAAAGTCTAATTCCCAACTGTTTgccaatttatttgtttttcacttcatTTGGGTACGTGCAGTTCCTCCTTTGATTCGAACTGAAAGTTCGTCGATTGGAGTTGCCAATGGCAGCTCCGTGGTTTTGGAGTGTGTGGTGGAGGCATTCCCGGAGTCGCTCTGCTATTGGGAACGGGCCGACGGCCGATCGATCGACAGTATGCATAAGGCATTCCTCAGGGACCACGGCAAATACAAAGTAATCGTTATTTCGTTATTATTCCGTAGAGCAGAGCCAGcttaaatgtttattattttttttcttttaccaacATCGTCAGTAAATCTTAgtattcaatttgtttcgacttagatggtttttttaataacagcACGCACAACTCTTAATTAGTTCGGCGGTTCGGCCAAGATTTTCAGTAATAACTTTTTGTATTATCATTTGGAATGATTATCAACTTCTACAAAAACATAGCTGCCCTTAAATTCTGGTTTGTTATAGGGAATTTAAGGTTTCGTTTGGGCTAACAATGTgtgtaataattaaaaaattgagccAGACAATGTTAATCCTATTTAGAACATGAAATAAGCGACTTTAAATTTGTCCTTACTctgggatttctttttccaaaggTCCACATGACACTAAACCTGACCATAACAAATCCGAATGTGGATTACGGTCGCTACCATTGCGTCAGCAAGAATGAAGTGGGCATCACTCGTGGTGAAATCGACGTCTATGGTAAATATTTCATTGCCTTTCGTTGGGCCCTTTTTTAAGACTTAAAGTCTTAAAGATACTCTGACTATAAgacggaagaaagaagaaaattgacaTTCTTTGGTTCCGCTAAAGCGGTCAATCACGTAGAATGTCGTGATGCTGTTACTGTTGTAATGGCCTAGGCTATTTGTAAAGGAGATGACATAAGGTTACGGCGGTATTATATAGTTAAccataatttatttcttttagcgATCGATCCGCGGTTTACCCAAGCTGGCGGTGTTAATGATCCCAAACTGTGGGGTACACCGCCATCCGATCTGGTGGATCTAGAGGTATAGTATAGCTAGGACCTATAAACGTgagaagaataaataaatccatCCTAATTACGATTTACCGCGCCCAGGATATGTGCCCCCCTCCACCAGATTGTCCAAAATGTTCGTCCGTACCGTCGGAGAAATGCCGTGAGAGCGGTTTGGGAATGTTTGATGTTCTAGGCCGTCTGGATATTCGACCTTTAGGCAATGAAACATACCCGGGATACGTCAATCGAACCCAAGGTATAGTACCGG containing:
- the LOC124198887 gene encoding uncharacterized protein LOC124198887, which codes for MNTNAMKTAVKLSAEYAMKNEKNMLNGHGWLWTSIILLGLAQAVSFVYLVHSQQDLIDNFDPRLKCSCKQMDHVSFTTSPVTNVSVGQADLAAHGIFVTSDSEPRAVLTRKKRSSTKPPKNPNKKNGRKPRSDKHTATTLPMGSAVSSQPVTMAPGVYNHPNVEFVNPKFRDEYLSRSDSGSSPNNQENPWVWLNAYSRIPVNAIQDFCSATKDYCPPGLEGPIGPQGIVGEKGVRGERGERGQQGEAGLRGPVGPIGPQGPKGPKGDMGKTGLPGLNGRDGVPGEPGLDGVPGRSGTPGFDGISGMDGLPGQAGHNGIDGNPGTPGEKGDSGPIGPQGLTGPRGKPGRSGIPGVPGIPGVNTWVVNSTDPRRIVLVPPSILGVEIIDGQLQGNTTRTVVIQEGKNLRLRCGTAGNPRPEVSWMRADGSLTPMGSWQTSDVLGPTFNITQVHRDHMGVYVCVADNGIPPPSYRTINVEVHFPPLIRTESSSIGVANGSSVVLECVVEAFPESLCYWERADGRSIDSMHKAFLRDHGKYKVHMTLNLTITNPNVDYGRYHCVSKNEVGITRGEIDVYAIDPRFTQAGGVNDPKLWGTPPSDLVDLEDMCPPPPDCPKCSSVPSEKCRESGLGMFDVLGRLDIRPLGNETYPGYVNRTQDCVLVAIGKPVYHRFTNTSHGNWMRDSLPRTTFDGDKYWATKYNETYVLYEYANKTTFKKDISIRNYTLPFALKGYLHVVYNGSLYYHQQEESRVIRYELASERNTMVYLPNATVTGNVHLYAHSQSYLDFSVDETGLWVIYGASNGEQPTNNTAVAKLNSYSLEIEYIWNISLNNQRAGEMFIACGVLYAVDSVTERTTKIRFALDLYRNKLLEVDGLTFTNPFRKTSMVGYNHRNKELYTWDNGNQLTYPVKFTDIGYNTPENDLANDRIEVSGPEALIQDEWDSIIEIT